A portion of the Cryptomeria japonica chromosome 5, Sugi_1.0, whole genome shotgun sequence genome contains these proteins:
- the LOC131045841 gene encoding uncharacterized protein LOC131045841 has translation MSLAHINTDDVEVKKENNTTCVLGEGALDKAIEVIETYDLPGGLLPLENVYEAGINEDTGDVWIKMKAEVKHHFKKADKNVQYSPDISCKMEKKKMMNIKGVKAKDMLVWVPVNEIYVDDNTPPKIHFKSIAGLSRTFPAEYYARGE, from the coding sequence ATGTCTCTGGCCCATATCAACACTGATGATGTTGAGGTGAAGAAGGAGAACAATACAACTTGTGTTCTAGGAGAAGGTGCTCTGGACAAGGCCATTGAAGTGATAGAGACCTATGATCTTCCTGGTGGGCTTCTGCCATTGGAAAATGTTTATGAAGCAGGGATCAATGAGGATACTGGTGATGTTTGGATAAAGATGAAGGCTGAGGTGAAACACCACTTCAAGAAGGCTGATAAGAATGTTCAGTATTCACCAGATATATCATGCAAGATGGAGAAGAAAAAGATGATGAATATCAAGGGTGTCAAGGCCAAGGATATGCTGGTGTGGGTCCCTGTGAATGAGATCTATGTGGATGATAATACTCCTCCTAAGATTCACTTCAAAAGCATTGctgggctttcaaggaccttcccTGCTGAGTACTATGCCAGAGGGGAATAG